From a region of the Nonlabens dokdonensis DSW-6 genome:
- the lysA gene encoding diaminopimelate decarboxylase, with protein sequence MNNQDLLNIAREHGSPVYVYDANVIVAQYERLVSAFAKAKNLRIHYAVKALSNISILKLFKQLGAGLDTVSLQEVELGLAAGVAPEKIIFTPNGVSLEEIEKVAEKGVQINIDNLSILEQFGSKHPKTPVCIRINPHVMAGGNANISVGHIDSKFGISIHQIPHILRIVENTGMTVNGVHMHTGSDILDIGVFLYATEILFETAAKFKDLEFIDFGSGFKVPYKEGDVSTDIEDLGEQLSERFNAFCKNYGRDITMAFEPGKFLVSEAGHFLAQVNVVKQTTSTVFAGIDSGFNHLIRPMLYGSYHGIKNISNPEGKNRFYSVVGYICETDTFANNRQISEITEGDILSFSNAGAYCFSMASNYNSRYRPAEVLWYDSAAHLIRERETMEDILKGQRQVELQWKEEAVEA encoded by the coding sequence ATGAATAATCAAGATTTATTAAACATAGCTCGAGAACACGGTAGTCCGGTCTATGTCTATGATGCAAATGTCATTGTAGCGCAGTATGAACGTTTAGTTTCCGCTTTCGCGAAAGCGAAAAACCTAAGAATTCACTACGCAGTAAAAGCACTGTCTAACATCTCTATCTTGAAACTTTTTAAACAGCTAGGCGCTGGACTCGATACCGTTAGTCTACAAGAAGTTGAATTAGGACTCGCTGCTGGCGTTGCTCCTGAAAAAATAATATTTACACCTAATGGTGTTTCACTGGAGGAAATTGAAAAAGTAGCCGAAAAAGGCGTTCAAATCAACATTGATAACCTTTCTATTTTAGAGCAATTTGGCTCTAAACATCCTAAAACACCAGTTTGTATAAGGATTAATCCTCATGTGATGGCTGGTGGAAATGCTAATATTTCTGTAGGACACATCGATAGTAAATTTGGTATTTCTATACATCAAATACCTCATATATTAAGAATTGTAGAAAATACAGGAATGACCGTTAATGGTGTGCACATGCATACGGGAAGCGATATTCTAGACATAGGTGTTTTTCTTTATGCTACAGAAATCCTTTTTGAAACGGCTGCAAAATTTAAAGATCTGGAATTTATAGATTTTGGAAGTGGTTTCAAAGTACCATATAAGGAAGGTGATGTTTCTACCGATATTGAAGATCTTGGCGAGCAACTTAGTGAGCGTTTTAACGCATTTTGTAAAAACTACGGTCGTGATATCACCATGGCGTTTGAACCTGGTAAATTTCTGGTGAGTGAAGCTGGTCATTTTCTTGCTCAAGTAAACGTGGTGAAACAGACTACCTCTACTGTTTTTGCAGGTATTGATTCTGGTTTCAATCACTTGATACGACCGATGCTTTATGGTTCTTATCATGGAATAAAAAACATTTCAAACCCAGAAGGTAAAAACAGATTTTACAGCGTGGTAGGATATATTTGTGAGACGGATACGTTTGCAAACAATCGTCAAATTTCTGAAATAACAGAAGGTGATATTCTCTCTTTCTCTAATGCTGGAGCTTATTGTTTTTCTATGGCAAGCAATTACAATTCTCGTTATCGACCTGCAGAAGTGTTGTGGTACGATAGCGCTGCTCACCTAATAAGAGAGCGAGAAACAATGGAGGATATTTTAAAAGGACAACGTCAGGTGGAACTTCAATGGAAAGAAGAAGCCGTTGAAGCTTAA
- a CDS encoding RNA helicase: MAKKKESEKPLKNENTEERKKCGIVMPISAIDGLSSEHWKDVLSIITDAVSMSDFDANLVSNGSDVGVIQKRIIQNLYKNPIVVCDVSAKNPNVMFELGLRLAFDKPTIIIKDDKTNYSFDTSPIEHLEYPRDLRFNEIVKFKKELSQKIIATHTASQENPNYTTFLKHFGEYKITNIEETEISSDKYILESIESLRKEMIMMRRHNSNNSININEFLEKDELREIVYKTKLKEYLSLKDLANDYEITSKDLEDDFVEFLASFSEIRSLIRTKNELRDFVDKKLELPF, from the coding sequence ATGGCTAAGAAAAAAGAGAGTGAAAAACCATTAAAAAACGAGAATACAGAGGAAAGAAAAAAGTGCGGAATAGTAATGCCTATTTCTGCAATTGACGGCTTAAGCTCTGAACATTGGAAAGACGTGCTGTCGATAATTACTGACGCTGTTTCAATGAGTGATTTTGATGCAAACTTAGTGAGTAATGGCAGTGATGTTGGGGTTATTCAAAAGCGAATTATTCAAAATTTATATAAAAACCCAATCGTAGTTTGCGACGTAAGCGCAAAAAATCCGAACGTTATGTTTGAATTAGGATTAAGATTGGCATTTGATAAACCAACGATAATTATCAAAGATGATAAAACAAATTATTCTTTTGACACATCGCCAATTGAACATTTGGAATATCCAAGAGATTTGAGATTTAATGAAATTGTTAAGTTTAAAAAGGAATTGTCACAGAAGATAATTGCAACTCATACCGCTTCGCAGGAAAACCCAAATTATACTACGTTTTTAAAGCATTTTGGCGAATATAAAATAACAAACATTGAAGAGACTGAGATAAGTTCAGATAAGTATATTTTAGAATCTATAGAGTCTTTGCGTAAGGAAATGATTATGATGAGGAGACATAACTCTAATAATTCAATAAACATTAATGAATTTTTAGAGAAAGACGAGTTAAGAGAAATAGTATATAAAACCAAACTGAAGGAATATTTATCTCTGAAAGATTTAGCTAACGACTATGAAATTACGAGTAAAGATTTAGAAGATGATTTTGTTGAGTTTTTGGCAAGCTTTAGTGAAATCAGAAGCTTGATAAGGACTAAAAACGAACTGAGAGATTTTGTCGATAAAAAGCTTGAATTGCCATTCTAA